In Penaeus chinensis breed Huanghai No. 1 chromosome 11, ASM1920278v2, whole genome shotgun sequence, a genomic segment contains:
- the LOC125030683 gene encoding alpha,alpha-trehalose-phosphate synthase [UDP-forming]-like, producing the protein MVINSTSPMVVVANRLPFTVQKNPVTGQMERKHCAGGLVTAVAPVVVETKGLWVGWSGQHQEDGVVEIPEANPNDQSPTAGLKSWQVKPMMSQKTLFDNYYNGCCNATFWPLFHSMPDRAIFQQDKWEAYREVNEQFAKLTVEAVQSLSKSNPETIPLVWLHDYHLMMAANSIRDRCDKLGLPIKMAFFLHIPFPSWDIMRLFPWDDELLQGILGCDSVGFHVEDYCLNFIDCCQRRLGCRVDREQMLVEHNGRTVSVHPLPISIPYDRFVSLAEKAPQVVKNNEQEQLLLGVDRLDYTKGLVHRIRAFETLLQKHPEHIEHVTFLQVAVPSRTDVKEYQELKEDLDQLIGRINGRFSTPNWSPIRYIYGCVSQEQLAAFYRDSSVAVVTPLRDGMNLVAKEFVACQVSEPGVLMLSPFAGAGTSMHEALIVNPYETAEFAEVMHRALTMPKDERELRMQQLRHREREHDVNFWLQSFLKSVDCLADNNLTPGRLLPLREEDFSHFLASYVTESSRLALILDYDGTLAPIAPHPDLAQMPEETRRVLERLAHMPDVNVAILSGRSMQNVKSMIGIEGITYAGCHGFEILHPDGTLFMHPIPHEYEVQLEQLKKQLQEEVCRDGAWLEEKVSGITFHYREVPEDKQQAIMSRAHELFLANGVKVYQSPMAYETRPPVTWDNGRAAIYLLRTLFGLDWCDRVSTIFAGDDISDEDAMRALQGMAVTFRVTTSPNLRTAATYRLPNTDAVLTMLKWVEKRLSSRLPIPNGLRSRTTSFSNSNNHSPPHAPSSPRRSRASSSSPPPEPNKQVMVMPDKVYHQLISRKSSPPRSSVSPVSSPSRSTV; encoded by the exons ATGGTTATAAACTCAACTTCACCGATGGTCGTGGTGGCCAACAGACTCCCGTTCACAGTGCAGAAAAACCCAGTGACAGGGCAGATGGAGAGGAAGCACTG TGCCGGCGGATTAGTGACGGCCGTTGCCCCCGTTGTCGTGGAGACCAAGGGCTTGTGGGTGGGGTGGTCGGGCCAGCACCAGGAAGATGGCGTTGTGGAGATTCCCGAAGCCAATCCCAATGATCAGTCACCTACAGCGGGGCTTAAGAGCTGGCAG GTGAAACCGATGATGTCGCAGAAAACTCTCTTTGACAATTACTACAATGGTTGCTGTAACGCTACCTTTTGGCCCCTCTTCCACTCTATGCCAGACAGGGCGATCTTCCAGCAAGATAAATGGGAG GCTTATAGGGAAGTCAACGAACAGTTTGCAAAGCTGACAGTTGAGGCGGTACAGAGCTTATCAAAATCCAATCCTGAGACCATCCCACTTGTTTGGCTCCACGATTACCACCTGATGATGGCCGCCAACAGCATCCGCGATAGGTGCGACAAGCTGGGCCTGCCCATCAAGATGGCGTTCTTCCTGCACATCCCCTTCCCATCGTGGGACATCATGCGGCTCTTCCCCTGGGACGACGAGCTCCTGCAGGGGATCCTTGGCTGCGACTCCGTGGGCTTCCACGTGGAGGATTACTGCCTCAACTTCATCGACTGCTGCCAGAGGCGTCTGGGCTGCCGCGTGGACCGCGAGCAGATGCTGGTGGAACACAACGGGCGCACGGTGTCGGTGCACCCTCTGCCCATCAGCATTCCCTACGACAGGTTCGTCAGCCTGGCAGAGAAGGCGCCTCAGGTGGTCAAGAACAACGAGCAGGAGCAGCTGTTGCTGGGCGTCGACAGGCTGGACTACACCAAGGGCCTCGTGCACAGAATTCGTGCTTTCGAAACTCTGCTGCAGAAGCACCCTGAGCACATTGAGCACGTCACATTCCTCCAGGTTGCAGTGCCCTCCCGCACGGACGTCAAGGAATACCAGGAACTCAAGGAGGATCTCGACCAGTTGATTGGCAGAATAAACGGACGTTTCTCGACGCCCAACTGGTCGCCCATTCGTTACATCTACGGGTGTGTGTCTCAGGAGCAGCTGGCTGCTTTCTACCGAGACTCCTCGGTGGCTGTGGTAACTCCCCTGAGAGATGGCATGAACCTTGTGGCCAAAGAGTTTGTTGCGTGCCAGGTGAGCGAACCAGGTGTTCTTATGCTATCTCCATTTGCTGGCGCTGGAACTTCAATGCATGAGGCACTGATAGTGAACCCATATGAGACAGCAGAATTTGCCGAAGTTATGCACCGTGCCCTCACCATgccaaaggatgagagagagcttCGAATGCAGCAACTCCGTCATCGTGAACGAGAACATGACGTGAACTTCTGGCTTCAGTCCTTCCTCAAATCGGTGGACTGTTTGGCAGATAATAATCTTACACCTGGACGTCTCCTCCCATTGAGGGAAGAAGACTTCAGCCATTTCCTGGCCTCTTACGTCACAGAGTCCTCGCGATTAGCTCTAATTCTGGATTATGACGGCACCTTGGCACCCATTGCACCTCATCCGGACTTGGCTCAGATGCCAGAGGAGACTCGCCGCGTTCTGGAGCGCTTGGCTCACATGCCTGACGTTAATGTGGCCATCCTATCAGGACGTTCAATGCAAAACGTAAAATCAATGATAGGAATAGAGGGCATTACTTATGCCGGTTGCCATGGCTTCGAAATTCTTCATCCAGATGGAACTTTGTTCATGCATCCTATACCTCATGAATATGAGGTCCAGTTAGAACAGCTTAAGAAGCAGCTACAGGAGGAAGTATGCAGAGACGGCGCATGGCTGGAAGAAAAGGTATCTGGGATAACATTCCACTACCGGGAGGTACCGGAGGACAAACAGCAAGCTATTATGTCACGGGCACATGAATTGTTCCTAGCAAACGGGGTTAAGGTCTACCAGTCTCCCATGGCATACGAGACACGACCCCCTGTTACGTGGGACAATGGTCGGGCTGCCATCTACCTTCTGCGCACGCTATTTGGTCTCGACTGGTGTGACCGTGTTTCTACTATCTTCGCAGGCGATGACATTTCAGACGAGGACGCCATGCGAGCACTGCAAGGCATGGCGGTCACCTTCAGGGTCACGACCTCCCCCAATCTGCGCACGGCTGCCACCTATCGTCTCCCCAACACAGACGCTGTCCTTACCATGCTCAAGTGGGTAGAGAAGAGACTCAGTTCGCGGTTGCCTATACCCAACGGCCTCCGATCGCGAACAACGAGCTTTTCCAATTCAAACAACCACTCCCCTCCTCATGCCCCTTCTTCCCCGAGGCGATCCAGGGCTAGTTCCAGCAGTCCGCCCCCAGAGCCGAACAAACAGGTGATGGTCATGCCCGACAAAGTGTACCATCAGCTGATTTCCAGAAAGAGTTCTCCTCCACGAAGCAGCGTGTCACCAGTGAGCTCTCCATCTCGCTCTACAGTGTGA
- the LOC125030684 gene encoding alpha,alpha-trehalose-phosphate synthase [UDP-forming]-like, with product MVVNATSPMVVVANRLPFIVQKNAETGQFERKQCAGGLVTAVAPVVVETNGLWVGWSGQHLEDGEHDIPEANPNDRSPTAGLKSQQVIPVRLPQKQFDDYYNGCCNATFWPLFHSMPDRALFQSDKWEAYRQVNEHFAKLTVEAVVKLAETNPDSVPLVWLHDYHLMMAANSIRDRCDKLGLPIKMAFFLHIPFPSWDIMRLFPWDDELLQGILGCDSVGFHVEDYCLNFIDCCQRRLGCRVDREQMLVEHNGRTVSVHPLPISIPYDRFVSLAEKAPQVVKNNEQEQLLLGVDRLDYTKGLVHRIRAFETLLQKHPEHIEHVTFLQVAVPSRTDVKEYQELKEDLDQLIGRINGRFSTPNWSPIRYIYGCVSQEQLAAFYRDSSVAVVTPLRDGMNLVAKEFVACQVSEPGVLMLSPFAGAGSSMHEALLVNPYETDEFAEVMHRALTMPKDERELRMKQLRHREREHDVNFWLQSFLKSVDCLADNNLTPGRLLPLREEDFSQFLASYVKESSRLALLLDYDGTLAPIAPHPDLARMPEETRRVLERLAHMPDVNVAIISGRSVENVKSMIGIEGITYAGCHGFEILHPDGTMFIHPVPHEYEVQLDQLKKQLEEEVCKYGAWLEQKSSGITFHYREVPKDKQSEIITNAQKLFQNNNIKLHQSHMAYEARPPVTWDKGRAAIYLLRTLFGLDWCDRVSTIFAGDDRTDEDAMRALQGMAVTFRITTLPNLRTAATYRLPNTDAVLTMLKWVEKRLSSRLPVTNGLRSRKTSMSSIGNNSPPHPPSSPTRRSRSNSQSPSPTEPNKQMMVMTDQVYHQLISRKNSPPRVSVSPVNTNTRSTV from the exons ATGGTTGTGAACGCCACTTCCCCCATGGTTGTGGTGGCAAACAGGCTTCCATTCATCGTACAGAAAAACGCAGAGACTGGCCAGTTCGAGAGAAAGCAGTG TGCGGGTGGGCTGGTGACTGCCGTCGCCCCCGTTGTAGTGGAGACCAATGGGCTGTGGGTCGGGTGGTCGGGCCAGCATCTTGAAGACGGAGAACATGACATTCCCGAGGCCAATCCGAATGACCGCTCTCCTACGGCAGGTCTTAAGAGTCAACAG GTGATTCCAGTGAGGCTGCCGCAAAAGCAGTTTGATGACTATTACAATGGCTGTTGTAATGCGACCTTTTGGCCTCTCTTCCACTCCATGCCGGACAGGGCACTTTTCCAGTCGGATAAATGGGAG GCTTACAGGCAAGTCAACGAGCATTTTGCAAAGCTGACTGTCGAGGCAGTTGTCAAACTGGCGGAGACAAATCCTGACAGCGTACCACTTGTTTGGCTCCACGATTACCACCTGATGATGGCCGCCAACAGCATCCGCGACAGGTGCGACAAGCTGGGCCTGCCCATCAAGATGGCGTTCTTCCTGCACATCCCCTTCCCATCGTGGGACATCATGCGGCTCTTCCCCTGGGACGACGAGCTCCTGCAGGGGATCCTTGGCTGTGACTCCGTGGGCTTCCACGTGGAGGATTACTGCCTCAACTTCATCGACTGCTGCCAGAGGCGTCTGGGTTGCCGCGTGGACCGCGAGCAGATGCTGGTGGAACACAACGGGCGCACGGTGTCGGTGCACCCTCTGCCCATCAGCATTCCCTACGACAGGTTCGTCAGCCTGGCAGAGAAGGCGCCTCAGGTGGTCAAGAACAACGAACAGGAGCAGCTGTTGCTGGGCGTCGACAGGCTAGACTACACCAAGGGCCTCGTGCACAGAATTCGTGCTTTCGAAACTCTGCTGCAGAAGCACCCTGAGCACATTGAGCACGTCACATTCCTCCAGGTTGCAGTGCCCTCCCGCACGGACGTCAAGGAATACCAGGAACTCAAGGAGGATCTCGATCAGTTGATTGGCAGAATAAACGGACGTTTCTCGACGCCCAACTGGTCGCCCATTCGTTACATCTACGGGTGTGTGTCTCAGGAGCAGCTGGCTGCTTTCTACCGAGACTCCTCGGTGGCTGTGGTAACTCCCCTGAGAGATGGCATGAACCTTGTGGCCAAAGAGTTTGTTGCGTGCCAGGTGAGCGAACCAGGTGTTCTTATGCTATCTCCATTTGCTGGCGCTGGAAGTTCAATGCATGAGGCACTATTGGTGAACCCATATGAAACTGATGAATTTGCCGAAGTTATGCACCGTGCCCTCACCATgccaaaggatgagagagagcttCGAATGAAGCAACTCCGTCATCGTGAACGAGAACATGACGTGAACTTCTGGCTTCAATCCTTCCTCAAATCGGTGGACTGTTTGGCAGATAATAATCTTACACCTGGACGTCTCCTCCCATTGAGGGAAGAAGACTTCAGTCAGTTCTTGGCTTCCTATGTCAAAGAGTCCTCACGTTTGGCACTGCTTCTGGATTATGATGGCACCTTGGCACCCATTGCACCTCATCCAGACTTAGCTCGGATGCCTGAGGAGACTCGCCGCGTTCTGGAGCGCTTGGCTCACATGCCTGACGTTAATGTTGCAATCATTTCAGGGAGGTCAGTGGAAAATGTGAAATCAATGATAGGAATCGAGGGCATTACTTACGCTGGTTGCCATGGCTTCGAAATTCTTCATCCAGATGGAACAATGTTTATACACCCAGTTCCTCATGAATACGAAGTACAGTTAGACCAGCTTAAGAAGCAGCTAGAGGAGGAAGTATGCAAATACGGTGCGTGGCTGGAACAGAAGAGTTCAGGCATAACATTCCATTACCGTGAGGTGCCAAAAGACAAACAGTCTGAAATAATAACAAACGCACAAAAGCTGTtccagaataataatattaagcttCATCAGTCCCACATGGCATATGAAGCACGACCCCCTGTCACCTGGGACAAGGGTCGCGCTGCTATTTACCTTCTGCGCACACTGTTTGGCCTCGACTGGTGTGATCGCGTGTCAACTATCTTCGCGGGAGACGACAGAACAGATGAAGATGCCATGCGGGCACTGCAGGGAATGGCGGTCACCTTTAGGATCACAACTTTACCCAATCTACGTACAGCTGCTACCTACCGTCTCCCCAACACGGACGCTGTCCTCACCATGCTCAAATGGGTAGAGAAGAGGCTCAGCTCGCGATTGCCTGTGACAAACGGCCTCCGATCGAGAAAGACGAGCATGTCCAGCATCGGAAACAACTCCCCGCCACACCCACCGTCCTCCCCGACCAGACGCTCGAGATCGAACTCCCAGTCCCCGAGTCCTACCGAGCCTAACAAGCAGATGATGGTCATGACTGATCAGGTCTATCATCAGCTGATTTCCAGGAAAAATTCCCCTCCAAGGGTCAGTGTGTCGCCTGTGAATACCAATACTCGCTCTACAGTGTGA